One genomic segment of Impatiens glandulifera chromosome 6, dImpGla2.1, whole genome shotgun sequence includes these proteins:
- the LOC124941255 gene encoding cysteine-rich repeat secretory protein 38-like gives MKGFMILPVITCISFFPFLKLSLSSVQIHYFRSKCSSDEGNNYTKNSVYETNLNLALAILSSQAASNRSFFNFTTGTGSNQVYALYLCRGDITHQLCKSCINDATNLLPTQKCPYIKESIIWYNECMLRYSNSNIFSIGVSTNGNWVSWDSDYNVSNPGQLSQVLSDTMNELIKKAVSMETTPAYFQTGEAKLTDFEMVYCLVQCTPDITGFECKRCLLAALAYYPNCCTVGSEWAMMFGESCLMMYDTAPFYNIQPAPPLVPGSTPLEPNSTHDRGHPPLSDRNKNSSGT, from the exons ATGAAAGGATTCATGATTCTTCCCGTTATAACTTGTATTTCCTTCTTTCCCTTTCTAAAACTCAGCCTCTCCTCCGTTCAAATTCACTACTTCAGAAGTAAATGCAGCTCCGACGAAGGCAACAACTACACTAAAAACAGTGTATACGAGACCAATTTGAATCTCGCACTCGCTATCCTCTCCTCACAAGCCGCATCCAACCGGAGCTTCTTCAACTTCACCACCGGCACTGGCTCCAACCAAGTCTACGCCCTCTACCTCTGCCGAGGCGACATCACTCACCAACTTTGTAAGTCATGTATTAATGACGCCACAAATCTCCTCCCCACACAGAAATGTCCATACATCAAAGAATCCATCATTTGGTACAACGAATGCATGCTTCGTTACTCAAATTCGAACATCTTTTCGATAGGAGTAAGCACTAACGGCAACTGGGTTTCCTGGGATAGTGACTACAATGTTTCAAATCCTGGACAATTAAGCCAG GTTCTTTCGGATACAATGAATGAGCTGATTAAGAAGGCTGTGAGTATGGAAACAACTCCGGCGTATTTTCAGACAGGGGAGGCAAAATTGACGGATTTTGAAATGGTGTATTGTTTGGTTCAATGCACGCCAGATATTACAGGGTTTGAATGCAAAAGATGCTTGTTAGCTGCATTGGCTTATTATCCAAACTGTTGCACTGTAGGGAGTGAATGGGCAATGATGTTTGGGGAAAGTTGTTTAATGATGTATGATACAGCTCCTTTCTATAATATTCAACCAGCTCCTCCTCTTGTTCCAGGCTCGACTCCATTAGAACCCAATAGTACTCATGATAGAG GACACCCTCCTTTGTCCGATCGCAACAAAAATTCGAGTGGTACGTAA
- the LOC124941256 gene encoding cysteine-rich receptor-like protein kinase 10 — MRRTIIIVSVVLSVVLVMLASFVGFLYTLKRRRSIVQEKIKFEDGEDQQHVKSQEFPSMSLDLIITATQGFLEVNKLGEGGFGPVYKGTLDDGKEIAVKRLSRSSYQGLQELKNEVMLIARLQHRNLVRLLGCCLEGNESILVYEYMPNKSLDFFLFDATRAPKLDWNRRFSIIDGIARGLLYLHEDSRLRIIHRDLKASNILLDHELNPKISDFGMARIVGINQSGANTNRVVGTYGYMAPEYALNGLFSVKSDVFSFGVLLLEIVSGKKNWSFDSSGKNLIIFAWEEWKNCNELELVDPSLMETCVPSEVLKCIQIGLLCVQEDPIDRPTMSSVVVMLRSSTTKLPRPRQPAFMLNRHAPRSPQSQDVKVFSNNVTTFSNVAPR; from the exons ATGAGAAGAACCATAATCATTGTTAGTGTAGTTCTTTCTGTGGTTCTAGTCATGCTTGCATCATTTGTAGGTTTTCTCTATACACTAAAGAGAAGAAGATCAATAGTACAAG aaaaaataaaatttgaagatggAGAAGATCAACAACATGTTAAATCCCAAGAGTTCCCTTCAATGTCATTGGATTTGATAATTACTGCCACACAAGGTTTCTTAGAAGTAAACAAGCTTGGAGAAGGAGGATTTGGTCCTGTATACAAG GGTACACTAGACGATGGAAAAGAAATTGCAGTTAAGAGGCTCTCAAGAAGCTCATATCAAGGACTACAAGAGTTGAAGAACGAAGTCATGTTGATTGCAAGACTACAACATCGTAATCTTGTTAGACTTTTGGGTTGTTGCCTGGAAGGAAATGAATCTATTCTCGTCTATGAGTACATGCCAAACAAAAGCTTAGATTTTTTCCTCTTTg ATGCAACTCGAGCTCCTAAACTAGATTGGAATAGACGTTTTAGTATCATTGATGGGATAGCTCGTGGGCTTCTTTACCTACATGAGGATTCTCGACTAAGGATCATACATAGAGATCTGAAAGCTAGTAATATATTGCTTGATCATGAATTGAATCCAAAGATATCTGATTTCGGAATGGCAAGGATTGTTGGCATTAATCAAAGTGGAGCAAATACAAACCGAGTTGTTGGAACATA TGGATACATGGCACCCGAATATGCTTTGAACGGATTATTTTCAGTTAAATCTGATGTTTTCAGTTTTGGAGTTCTTCTTCTAGAGATAGTAAGCGGGAAAAAGAACTGGAGTTTTGATAGCTCGGGAAAGAACCTTATTATATTC GCATGGGAAGAATGGAAGAATTGTAATGAATTGGAACTGGTGGATCCTTCACTAATGGAAACTTGTGTCCCATCTGAAGTGTTGAAATGTATACAAATCGGATTGCTTTGCGTGCAAGAAGATCCAATCGACAGACCCACAATGTCAAGTGTCGTTGTTATGTTGCGAAGTAGTACAACGAAGCTTCCACGACCAAGACAACCGGCGTTCATGCTCAATCGACATGCTCCAAGGTCACCACAATCACAAGATGTGAAAGtcttttcaaataatgtgaCAACATTTTCGAATGTAGCTCCCCGATGA